One part of the Mycolicibacterium aromaticivorans JS19b1 = JCM 16368 genome encodes these proteins:
- a CDS encoding glycerate kinase, with the protein MRVLIAPDCYGDSLTAVEAAQSIAAGWREARPSDELVLAPQSDGGPGFVGVLAGRLGEVRHTRVSGPLDDDVDAEWVDDRAASAAYIECAQACGLTLLPGPPTPASAVAAHSRGVGQLIDAALQAGAATIIVGLGGSSCSDGGRGMIEALGGPEQARARLAQVDLIAATDVEHPLLGPMGAARVFGPQKGADPDTVETLEQRMTAWALTLDALAGKAISPLPGAGAAGGLGAALLALGARRESGAAVIAEHTGLAADVANADVIITGEGRFDDQSLHGKVVSALAGGARARGVPVIVLAGQVTLPPADLTAAGITAAHAIADYAGSVQVAIDDAAAQLTGLARRTAAGLVG; encoded by the coding sequence ATGCGGGTGCTGATCGCGCCGGACTGCTACGGCGACAGCCTGACCGCCGTCGAAGCCGCCCAGTCCATCGCCGCCGGCTGGCGTGAGGCCAGACCCTCCGACGAACTCGTCCTGGCGCCCCAATCCGACGGCGGCCCGGGCTTCGTCGGCGTGCTGGCCGGCCGGCTCGGCGAGGTCCGTCACACCCGGGTGTCCGGACCGCTGGACGACGACGTCGACGCCGAATGGGTCGACGATCGTGCCGCGTCGGCCGCTTACATCGAATGCGCCCAAGCCTGCGGCCTGACGCTGCTTCCCGGTCCGCCCACCCCGGCCAGTGCGGTCGCCGCCCACAGCCGCGGAGTCGGCCAGCTGATCGACGCCGCGCTACAGGCCGGCGCCGCGACGATCATCGTCGGCCTCGGCGGCAGCTCCTGCAGCGATGGCGGGCGCGGGATGATCGAGGCGCTCGGCGGCCCGGAACAGGCCAGGGCCAGGCTGGCGCAGGTCGATTTGATCGCCGCTACCGACGTGGAACACCCGCTGCTGGGTCCGATGGGTGCGGCGCGGGTCTTCGGACCCCAAAAAGGCGCCGACCCCGACACCGTCGAGACCCTCGAGCAGCGGATGACGGCGTGGGCCCTCACGCTCGACGCACTGGCTGGAAAGGCGATCAGCCCGTTGCCCGGCGCGGGTGCGGCCGGGGGACTGGGGGCCGCGCTGCTGGCCCTGGGCGCGCGCCGCGAATCCGGAGCGGCCGTCATCGCCGAGCACACCGGACTGGCCGCCGACGTCGCGAACGCCGACGTGATCATCACCGGGGAAGGACGCTTCGACGACCAATCGCTGCACGGCAAGGTGGTCAGCGCACTCGCCGGCGGCGCGCGGGCCCGCGGTGTACCGGTGATCGTGCTGGCCGGCCAGGTCACACTCCCGCCCGCGGACCTTACTGCGGCGGGAATCACCGCAGCGCACGCGATCGCCGACTACGCCGGGTCGGTGCAGGTCGCGATTGACGACGCCGCCGCTCAGCTCACCGGCCTGGCCCGCCGGACCGCCGCCGGGCTGGTCGGCTGA
- a CDS encoding HesB/IscA family protein: protein MTVSDQSTETTTETHGAILTDAAAAKAKSLLDQEGRDDLALRIAVQPGGCAGLRYNLFFDDRTLDGDLVSEFGGVNLTVDRMSAPYIQGATIDFVDTIEKQGFTIDNPNATGSCACGDSFN, encoded by the coding sequence ATGACTGTTTCCGATCAGTCGACCGAGACCACGACCGAGACCCACGGCGCGATCCTGACCGACGCCGCGGCCGCCAAAGCCAAGTCGCTATTGGACCAGGAAGGTCGCGACGACCTGGCGCTGCGGATCGCCGTCCAGCCCGGTGGCTGCGCCGGCCTGCGCTACAACCTGTTCTTCGACGACCGCACCCTCGACGGTGACCTGGTCAGCGAGTTCGGCGGGGTCAATCTGACCGTCGACCGGATGAGTGCCCCCTACATCCAGGGCGCGACCATCGACTTCGTCGACACCATCGAGAAGCAGGGCTTCACGATCGACAACCCGAACGCCACCGGCTCCTGCGCCTGTGGCGATTCGTTCAACTGA
- a CDS encoding carbohydrate kinase family protein — translation MAIAVTGSIATDHLMRFPGRFSEQLLAEHLQKVSLSFLVDDLVVHRGGVAGNMAYAMGLLGGNPLLVGAVGSDFDEYRQWLEAHGVDTSGVLVSKTAYTARFVCTTDEDMAQIASFYPGAMSEARDIKLADLVERSGAPELVIVGANDPEAMFLHTEECRKLGLAFAADPSQQLARLSGDEIRRLIDGATYLFTNDYEWDLLLQKSGWSEAEVMNQIQLRVTTLGPNGVDLVGRDGTFIHVDVVPETQKDDPTGIGDAFRAGFLTGRGAGLSLERAAQLASMVATLVLEAPGPQEWTWDRDAAIARIKGAYGPEAADEIAEALGADR, via the coding sequence GTGGCGATCGCGGTGACCGGATCCATTGCCACCGACCACCTGATGCGGTTTCCCGGGCGGTTCTCCGAACAACTCCTCGCTGAGCACCTGCAGAAGGTGTCGCTGAGCTTCCTGGTCGACGATCTGGTGGTCCACCGCGGCGGCGTCGCGGGAAACATGGCCTACGCGATGGGCTTGCTGGGCGGCAACCCGCTCCTGGTTGGTGCCGTCGGCTCTGACTTCGACGAGTACCGGCAGTGGCTGGAAGCCCACGGCGTGGACACCAGCGGCGTGCTGGTGTCGAAGACCGCCTACACAGCGCGGTTCGTCTGCACCACCGACGAGGACATGGCCCAGATCGCGTCGTTCTACCCGGGCGCAATGTCCGAAGCCCGCGACATCAAGCTCGCCGACCTCGTAGAGCGAAGCGGCGCACCGGAATTGGTGATCGTAGGCGCCAACGATCCGGAGGCGATGTTCCTGCACACCGAAGAGTGCCGCAAGCTCGGTCTGGCATTCGCCGCCGACCCCAGCCAGCAGTTGGCCCGGCTCTCCGGCGACGAGATCCGCCGCCTCATCGACGGCGCCACCTACCTGTTCACCAACGACTACGAATGGGACCTGCTGCTGCAGAAATCCGGCTGGTCCGAAGCCGAGGTGATGAACCAGATTCAGCTGCGCGTCACCACGCTCGGCCCCAACGGCGTCGACCTCGTCGGCCGCGACGGCACCTTCATCCACGTCGACGTCGTTCCCGAGACCCAGAAGGACGACCCGACCGGTATCGGCGACGCGTTCCGCGCCGGATTCCTCACCGGCCGCGGCGCCGGCTTGAGTCTGGAACGAGCCGCGCAACTGGCCTCGATGGTCGCCACGCTGGTGCTGGAGGCGCCGGGCCCGCAGGAATGGACGTGGGACCGCGACGCCGCGATCGCGCGCATCAAGGGCGCCTACGGTCCGGAAGCCGCCGACGAGATCGCCGAGGCGCTGGGCGCCGACAGATAG
- the asnB gene encoding asparagine synthase (glutamine-hydrolyzing), producing the protein MCGLLALVTDPASPVTEVSVEAVAGASHLMRHRGPDEPGTWSDDQVVLGFNRLSIIDIEHSHQPLRWGPPEEPERYVLVFNGEIYNYLELREALSAEFGAVFATDGDGEAIVAAYHHWGTEALGRLRGMFAFALWDTKNRELFCARDPFGIKPLFMATGSAGTAVASEKKCLLGLAAEIGFDEGLDVRALQHYTVLQYVPEPETLHRGVRRLESGCYAVIRPGGQPRVSRYFAPRFSATAFTAGSEQARYDEITAVLEDSVAKHMRADVTVGAFLSGGIDSTAIAALAIRHNPRLITFTTGFEREGFSEVDVAVASAEAIGARHVAKVVSQAEFVAALPEIVWYLDEPVADPALVPLFFIAREARKHVKVVLSGEGADELFGGYTIYREPLSLKPFDYLPRPVRKSLGRASKPLPDGLRGKSLLHRGSLTLEERYYGNARSFSDEQLRAVLPGFRPDWTHTDVTSPIYTQSHAWDPVARMQHIDLFTWLRGDILVKADKMTMANSLELRVPFLDPEVFAVASRLPFDQKITRTTTKYALRRALEPIVPAHVLNRAKLGFPVPIRHWLRSGELMDWAYGMIEASQADHLVDRTAVRAMLDAHRAGEGDHSRRLWTVLIFMLWHAIFVEQSVVPVIGEPHYPVQL; encoded by the coding sequence GTGTGTGGACTGCTTGCCCTGGTTACCGACCCTGCAAGCCCTGTCACCGAAGTAAGCGTCGAGGCGGTGGCGGGCGCGTCGCACCTGATGCGCCACCGGGGGCCCGACGAACCGGGCACGTGGTCCGATGATCAGGTGGTGCTCGGCTTCAACCGGCTCTCGATCATCGACATCGAGCACTCCCACCAGCCGCTGCGCTGGGGTCCGCCGGAAGAACCCGAGCGCTACGTGTTGGTGTTCAACGGCGAGATCTACAACTACCTCGAGCTGCGTGAGGCGCTGAGTGCCGAATTCGGCGCCGTCTTCGCCACCGACGGCGACGGCGAGGCGATCGTGGCCGCGTACCACCACTGGGGCACCGAGGCGCTCGGCCGGCTTCGCGGCATGTTCGCGTTCGCGCTGTGGGACACCAAGAACCGCGAGCTTTTCTGCGCGCGCGACCCCTTCGGCATCAAGCCGCTGTTCATGGCGACCGGGTCGGCGGGCACGGCGGTCGCCAGTGAGAAGAAGTGTCTGCTCGGGCTGGCCGCGGAGATCGGGTTCGACGAGGGGCTGGACGTTCGCGCGCTGCAGCACTACACGGTGTTGCAGTACGTCCCGGAGCCCGAGACGCTGCACCGCGGGGTGCGCCGGCTCGAGTCGGGCTGTTACGCGGTCATCCGCCCCGGCGGCCAGCCGCGGGTGAGCCGCTACTTCGCGCCGCGGTTCAGTGCGACTGCGTTCACGGCAGGCAGTGAGCAGGCCCGCTACGACGAGATCACCGCGGTCCTGGAGGACTCGGTGGCCAAGCACATGCGCGCCGACGTGACCGTCGGGGCGTTCCTGTCCGGCGGTATCGACTCGACCGCGATCGCCGCGCTGGCCATCCGGCACAACCCGCGCCTGATCACCTTCACCACGGGCTTCGAGCGCGAAGGCTTCTCCGAGGTCGACGTCGCGGTCGCCTCGGCCGAGGCTATCGGCGCGCGGCACGTGGCCAAGGTGGTCAGCCAGGCCGAGTTCGTGGCCGCGCTGCCCGAGATCGTCTGGTATCTCGACGAACCCGTGGCCGATCCGGCCCTGGTGCCGTTGTTCTTCATCGCCCGCGAGGCGCGCAAGCACGTCAAGGTGGTGCTGAGCGGCGAGGGCGCCGACGAACTGTTCGGCGGCTACACGATCTACCGGGAACCGTTGTCGCTCAAGCCTTTCGACTACCTCCCCCGGCCGGTCCGCAAGTCACTGGGCCGGGCGTCGAAGCCGCTGCCGGACGGTTTGCGCGGCAAGAGCCTGCTGCACCGTGGCTCGCTGACACTGGAAGAGCGGTATTACGGCAACGCCCGCAGCTTCTCCGACGAGCAACTACGAGCGGTGCTGCCCGGTTTCCGCCCGGACTGGACCCACACCGACGTCACCTCGCCCATCTACACCCAGTCGCACGCCTGGGATCCGGTCGCCCGGATGCAGCACATCGATCTGTTCACCTGGCTACGCGGCGACATCCTGGTGAAGGCCGACAAGATGACGATGGCCAATTCGCTGGAGCTGCGGGTGCCGTTCCTGGATCCCGAGGTGTTCGCGGTCGCCTCCCGGCTGCCGTTCGATCAGAAGATCACCCGCACCACCACCAAGTACGCGTTGCGCCGCGCGCTGGAGCCGATCGTGCCCGCGCACGTGCTCAACCGCGCGAAACTCGGCTTCCCGGTGCCGATCCGGCACTGGCTGCGCTCTGGTGAGTTGATGGACTGGGCATACGGGATGATCGAGGCGTCGCAGGCCGATCATCTGGTGGACCGCACCGCCGTCCGCGCCATGCTCGACGCGCACCGCGCCGGTGAGGGCGATCACAGCCGGCGGCTGTGGACGGTGCTGATCTTCATGCTGTGGCACGCGATCTTCGTCGAGCAGAGCGTGGTGCCGGTGATCGGCGAACCGCACTACCCGGTGCAGCTTTAA